The Coccidioides posadasii str. Silveira chromosome 2, complete sequence genomic interval TCGGTTTCTTCCCTGTCCGCCGCTCCTGGGGGGAACATGTGAGTTGACGTTGGTGGGACAAAAGACGGGAAGGTGATCCATTCCACTTTGCGATTGGCCCAAACCGTGGTCCAAATTGTTTGATGGGTGCGGAGAGTCGGCAGCTCGCCACACGGATGATTGTGCAGCTCGGGGTGGCGATGCCTCGTGTGGTCAGGGCAGCGTTGTTGCACATTGGGAAAAGAGCTGGCGATCATCTGCGGCCGATGACGACGGGGGCGCATACATGTGTAGCACCGGTGCAAATTAGCGCGGTGGAAAGTCAATGCTCATGCAGCGCAACCCGATAGGCTAGCTGTCCAGGGTCCCGGATCCAATTACCAGTTTTGTATTTTAGGTTCCCGCAGCCATTGGCTGGATCAGATTATTTTTGGCCAATGGAACTCCAACTAAAATCGAACGGAAATCAAGTGGGCCCGATCCATTCGCCAGAATTTGGGGGTGTGGAGAAATGTCACATGCGCCGACCCCGGCAAGCGCCTTCCGCCAGCAACGGACGGCTTTTGGCCGCTCTCTTGGCGACGGGCTCCCTCCCCGTCCCAGTCAGGGAAGCCAATCGAACCGTCTGCATTCACGAGGAAGGGGGAGCGGCACCGCACAGAGGGCTCGTATCGCCGGGGAATACAAAAATGGGTTTGGAATCCAATCTCAGATGCGAGCAGCGGCAGAAGGCATTCGAGCATGTTGAGGCGCACAGGCCCTGCTCGAAAAATCAAGCGATGTCcgtagtactccgtactccataccCCAATCAGAGACGGATAATATGTAACCTTTTGCGGTTGAAAGAAAGGATAAGCAATCCGCAGGTCCCGCTGTGGAACCAAATCACCAAAAAATATTTTCGGCTGGTGAATCTCTCGCGACTCGGCCAGTCAACCCGTTGGCATATCGATGGAGCCGTGTATTCGATAACACATGTGCGGGAGATGTGTGGTAGAAAGAGTGCAACTTCGACTCACATGAGACGCAGGTGGAGCAAGGGACGGAGAGTCGGCTGTAACGATGTGGAATAGCTGAAGGATagacatatatatatatatatatactatatGTGCATCGAGTTTGCGCTGGTTGGAAGCTCTGTGCATGGTTCGCGAGGTCTTCAGAGAGGCATTGACCACTGAGGGTGGCGCAGGCTCTGAGTTGTTCCCCTGTATAccccgtacggagtatggcGGGATGTGTTGTCCTGCTCAAATTTGGTACtcccctttccttttccgcTGCCCAAGATACGGGAGCCACGGCGTCATATTGTTCGTCTGAGTATGGAGTAACTTAGCGGCcgttacggagtacagtgaAAGAAATAACACCGCGGGGACCTGATCTGTGCACCATTACTGTCGACAAGCTCACCTTCCAAGCACTGACCGCTCAAAAACGAAATTCAATGGCCATGGATTGGAACTTCTCGCACCGGATCTGGAGCTGAAGAAATGTGGCCCGCCAAAGGGTGGAACGCTTCCACAATTCGAATGAGTTCCCTTTCCATGCACCCGACACGCTAGAAAGCTTGTCATCATCCCGAGATGGCTGGAGGCAGCAGCAGCTTGTTGTTCTCaatttttctcttcagggGGGTGCTTCAAAGAGGCACATGGCACGGGAATGCTGAGGCACTTTTCTTGCCATTCATCACTGAAATATAAACAGCCTATAGCCCAGCCTCAGCACTCCCGTAGTCAAAGCGGATCCGCGGGCGCGGACACGAAAAACACCCGTCAAATGACGATCCCTGAGTCAGGATCCGCCTGGAAGATTGGAGTTGAGCAAGGCGATAAAAGCAGCGACGGGCAAAGAACGTGCGGTTCGGATCTTAGCGCCTTGGCAACCTTCCCCTTCGGCGATGAAAAAGGCCATCGCGCGGAACAATTCCAGAAAGAAATCGATTGAACGCCAGCGCCGAGTGCCCGCAAAGTTAATCAGCTCGAAGTCGTGGTCTGCTACGAAGACCGCATCAATCCCGCAAGCCTCCTCTTGACCGCAAACTCCGGGAGGAGTACTCTACGCTGGCTTGAAATCCAAACTCCCGCACAACGACACAGGGTTGAGCTTTTTGGAGAATCGCGATCCCCAGCGAGAACCAAGTCGCCGACTAGCGAAAAACGAAGCAACTCGGCAGACTGTGTGCGCCGTACCCTGAATacatattctttttctttctgcGAAAATCATTGTATCTGCATTCCGTCCACGGGCCCCGCTCGCAGTTTACGTACAGAGCATTCCTCCACCCTGAGAGGACGTTTGTACTGTAGCAAGAACCGGTGGAGGTCCAACGTAACCATGGTTGATCTCCGGGTAAAGACAAGCCCAATCAAAACCCCCGCCTCGCGGTCCTGCAATCACTACGGGTTTGGGGGAGCCCCAGGCGTGCCCCGAGGTCGGAATTTGGAGAACAAAAGCCTTAGTCTGTAAAGACTTAACTCCGGGACCCGGTGGCTAAAAGCGGCAACATGCTCGAGATTTGTTCCCGATTCTGAAAAGTAGGTTCTGATATTACCGCGTATTCCAGGTCTCATATCACTTTCTGGTCTTAATAACTATGGGGTAAGGCTGACAGCCCATTCTCATGCATAGACCTACATCTAAAAAACGGTGGAATTGCGTTGATCCTTGCTGACGCCCGATTTACTGCATGCTATTTTGAGAGACAAAGAGAGAGTTTAGTGCAATGGCGCTGGGTGATCCTCAACGTGGATGTGCTGAATCTGCAAGCGAGGGTTCACAACATCAGCCCCAAGACGCACTTGGTTTGCAGCAGGATTTCCCGCCAATATCTTGCTCAATTCTCTCGGAGAAGCAGCCAACAGAGACAGGTCACGAAGTACCGCAATTCGTCCCCATCACAACCACCGACGAGAAAAATGGAATTGCGGAAAAAGATTATCAACGCCATGCAGAAAATGGTCGTCAGAGCGCGGAAGACGCATGCCAGCTCTCCTTCTCCCAGTACACCAGCGCTGACGGTGGCGCGCCGTTAAGTCCGCGAATGTCCACGGATCCTCAGGGGAATACCTACCCCGAAGGCGGGAGAGAAGCCTATGTGGTAGTAATAGGCTCCTTTTTTGCCCTTTTCGGCTCCCTGGGCCTCTCCAACACGATAGGAACATTCCAGGCTTGGATTTCCGTCCACCAACTCAAGGATTACAGCCAAAGCTCCATCAGTTGGATATTCGGAACCTATACATTTTTGATGTTTTTCGGCGGTCTTCAGGTCGGCCCGGTCTTTGATGCGAAAGGTCCCAAGTGGCTCGTCCTGGCCGGCACCATTTTGACCGTCCTTAGCGTCGCCCTTCTCGGCTCATGCGAACAGTACTGGCACTTCATGCTTGTATATTCCATCATAGGAGGCATAGGAATCACGCTCGTTTTCACACCTGCAATCGCCAGTCCCGGTCACTTCTTTTACCGCTTGCGAGGACGTGCCACTGGCCTTGCTGCCACCGGGGGAAGCATTGGAGGAATCGTCTTCCCGCTCATGCTGGATAGTTTATACGCGAAAGTCGGATTCGCATGGGCTACCCGCGCTGTGGCATTGGTCAGCCTTGTCACGATGTCGGCTGGCTGCCTTCTGATGAAATCTCGGTTGCCAAAGAAACGTGCAACCAAGGAAAATATCCTCCCTGACCTGCGCATCCTGATGGAGCCTGTTTTCGCGTTCACCACGGCTGGGATATTCTTCATTGAATGGGGCCTCTTCATTCCCATCACATTCATGACCTCTTACGCCCTCCATCATAATATGCCACGCGGATTATCCTATCAGCTGCTCGCATTGCTCAACACCGGTTCCTTTTTCGGCCGCTGGATCCCTGGATTCACCGCAGACTATATGGGACGCTTCAACACCATGATTGCGACAGTCGTGTTGTGCCTCTTGTCCACCGCTTGCCTGTGGCTTCCCGCCGGAGACAGTATAGCCATGATGGTTGCCTATGCCCTCATCTTCGGATTCGCCAGTGGCAGTAACATTAGTCTGACACCGGTCTGTGTCGGACAAGTCTGCAAAACAGAAAACTACGGTCGGTACTATGCAACAGCATACACTGTTGTTAGCTTTGGGTAAGCACCACtccaattttctttttttttcccttctccttctcctcgaCTTTGTATAACTGGATACTGTGAAGGTACTAACCTGAATGAATCACCTAGAACCCTGACTGGAACACCCATTGCGGGGTCAATCCTTACCCGTAACGGCGGTGATTACTGGGGCCTCATCACCTTTACATCCTGCTGCTATTTTGCTGGACTCATCTGCTTCATTATTGCCAAAGTCCTCCGAGTCGGATGGAATCCACTAATCATCGATTAGATACTTAACCATATGCTCATGAAGTTGTCGCAAGATGGAACAAAATGACGCCACGTAACCTGGACTAATACTAACAAAATTAAAAAGTTTGAGTAGAGATACATCTCATGGGGTAGTTTAATTCCAAGAGACACAAAAAGCAAAGAGGTGTTTTGGCAACTCACATTGAAAATTTAATTCCTCCTAAATTAACTAATCAGCAGCTAATGCTCGATCTATGCTACTGGTTCTCATAATAGATTTTTGAACATCATACCTTTCGTGCTTGGATAGATTAACGACAATTGAATCTGTTTCTTTATTCATTATCTATTCTCAATACAGGATAATAATTGAGAAGCCTTAATCTAGTCTATCGGCTTGTACAGACAAGCCAAGTCGCTGAGCCGGCACTGTATCAAATCAACACTTGCAACAAACGGCGATGTATTGTGGGGGGTGTGAAGTCGGCATCTGATaaaatagcataaattgcGGACCTGTCGAAACAAAATCCTTCGACATCATCATTTTAATGAATATTCACCATCTCCGCCCAAGGCCTCACCTTTGTCACTGGTCCTTTATATGTATGCTTTGCGTGCATGAAATAGTAACCCAGCGCACAAATCACTACTCCTCCAAAGATTGCACAGCTCCAATTCATCGTTTCCAAATTTACCTCCCGCCTGAGCGGGAAGAATGCACAAACCCACACCacgagaaggaaaagaatcGCAAGGGTCTCCACAGTGCTTGCCCATTTACCCATGCTCCACCGCGCAGGCGGTAAAGGCTCCCCACGCCAGCGCTTAAGACGTACGCAGGCAATGGAAATGATATAGGAAGATAGGAGAGAGGCAACACCAAGAGAGAGGATGGCGTTGAAGGCGACAACTGAGCCAATGTTGATGAGCGCGAGTAGGCAAGTTATTATAAAGCTAACCATGAGCGCGTTCAATGGGACAACAAAGCGGCGGTTGACCTATTGGCAAGTAAGCTCTTGTTTCCGGGAGAAGCATGAACAGGAAATACCTTTGAGAAGAAGTGTGGAAATGGGACTCCACCGTCACGAGCAAACGCATAAAGCTGCCGTGACGTTGAAGCCACATTGCTGACAGCACTGCAGGCCTGGAGAAGCATGATGATTACTGTCATGCCAGTGGTACCGCCAACAGAGCCAGTGGTTTGCAGAAACACATAGATGAATGGAAAGCCATGACTGTGCTTAAGAGCTTCCTGCGCGCTCGGGATACAAAATACGTATGTGATGAGCATGATAAAGCCGACTATGCCATTTAGGGCCAACGTTCCTAGCATTGCTACTGGCAATGTTCGCGAGGAATCTTTAATCTCCTCGGCTGCGGGCTTCGTGTTAATGTAGTCCGATCCAACCTAAGCTTAGAACGTACATACCCATGTGAACAGCAGCATCGGGGCCTAACTCGGTGTCAGAACCATTGATTTATCCTTGTCATGGCTTGGAACTAGATACTTACCTATAAGAGCGTAAACAGGACCTACCAGGCCGAGGATGCATGCCCCGGCCCTACTCCCCCATCCACCGTTGTCTTCTATGGTGCTAAACACCTTAGATGCTGAATTCTTCTCACCCTTCACCCACAAGGGAATTAGGATCCCGAAGAAACCCAAAACATAAAAAACTAGCATGGTACCCTCAATCAAAGGTAGCCTGGGGGCAAGCACGGTATTGAAGATCATCGCAATGAAGGCAACCGCTATGACGAGGAGCGTCCCATGCCATGGTTGTGCCATATATGTATCAGGGTGATTTATTTCAATGATCCCAGTAATCATGTTGGCGACGGTATAAGCAGATCCCGCAATGCCTGTATGCCAACCCAGCACACAAACCCAGCCGCTAACATAGCTAAGGAGTTGCTGGTATTCATTGGGAGCAAACTCAGAAATCCAATGGTATTGTCCTCCCGAGATTGGAGCCCTGTGTGACATTAGACGATGGATCATGTACCTATAGAGAACACGAAACTCACATGGAGGCCATCTCGGCCATGGACAAGATCACAAACGTAAAGCCAATAATCCCGGCAATATAGCTGTACACCATCCCACCAATTCCGCCATTGGTCAAGCCAACGGAACTCCCACTGGGTGAAGAAAGTGTTTAATTCAGAAGGCAATATAGTTAACGGACACAGCGAAATATCACTCACAACATCACTGACTCCCAGGTGGCCATGAGGACTGTCGCGAACCCTAAGATGGTAAAGAATCGGAAGTTCCGCTATATCAACGGTCAAGAAAGATTGCATATGATACCAAAGCATAATATTCCTCACATTGAGCTCCTGGTGTACTCCGGCCCGCCACATGTCCTTTTTGTCCTGCCATGTCCCACCACTCTCCTTCGCAATACTGTCATCCTGGGTCTCGTCGTCCACTGGGACGCTAGAAGCACCGGTCTCCGTTTTTAATTCAGCTGCTAAGGTATCGGGCATGATAACAGTTCAGGCCCACGGACGATAAGAATTGAGAATTGGATTATCACCGGAAACCGAACGCAATGTAGGAAGAGTTCGTAAATCagggagaaaagaaggaggaaAGGCCAGATCTTTCACAGAATTCAGAAGAGGACTCGGGAGGAATTTCGGTCCACTCAGCTGGAAATGTTTCGTTTTCGTCAGCCCTGTGGATGGATATGTATTGTAACATCTTGCTTGATTGGCATATTACAAGGGAATGCCGGATCCGTTGTGTAGGCGGTGAGAAAGCGATTTATCAGTCACCTCCCTCGCTACGGAGTATAATCACCCCCTGTCAAAAGAAATTGTGCTGAATTCCGGGCCTGTCGGGTGTAGAACATCCCTGTGTTCCCGGGAGGCTGGACGGAAGGGTACGAATGTAAACGGGATATCGAGTAATGAACCGGGAAGCCGAGTACTTGGAATATGAATGCGATAAAAAGGGACATGGCTCACTCTGGGAGTGTGACTCGCACaatttagaaagagagaggggACACAGAGCTCTGTCATATCAGCAATTGCGCGGGGTTATGGAGAGTACAACACGCAAGAGTGTTAAAAAAAACCCCTGTTGGATTTCCTGGGTAGACGCATTCCTGCGTTGGGGGATTGACGCGCTCTCAGCGATATGACGAAACGATAGAATCCATCCCCTCAAGGATAAATGCCATACCCACTAGCAGAACCTATGAAGCCGTCGAGAGCTTGGTCTGCCAGCCCATCGAAGGTGTGGTCGATGAAAATTTTTCGTCTTCTCGCCTTCTCGCCTTTTCACAGCTTCACAGTAGCTATGGTACTCCTGTTTTGGCACTCCGCACAAAgcacagagtactccgtacataaaATAGATATTTTACTGGATACCTTGGGCTGGGGCCCGTTGTGCACGAGGCCTCCGTCACGTAGTCGATCGTCCGAACGACTGGGATTCCCCTGCTACCGGAATCGCCTATAGCAAGTCCAGAGTTAATGTTGGTTCACGAGCTAAATAAGTTAAGCTTCCCCAGGCCTCGACCTGGGAAGGTTACACCTTTTGCACTCGATCGTGACTACAGATATCCCGAAAATTGAGCTTCCACTCGTCTGATTTCTCTTGTTGCCGCGGATGTTCCAGACGCCCTTTATGTCCGCTGAGTTCAGAGTTTCAAGGCTGCCGTAGTTCCGCCCTAGTTACAATGTCGATCCTGCGACTATTTCATCGCCAAACGCCAAACGCAAAACAAAAAGGCCACCAAATGGTCTTTACTCCTGAGGGTGTGATAATTGGCCGGCTGGGAGAGGCCGCGAACCTTCCCGTAAAGTTGCGTGCCCAAGGCTGCTGACCACTGACTCTGGCTGGATTGGGTGACACAGAAAGATCGTCCTGTGATAATTCCGATGAAGAAATCGTATTAATTCCGAACGCCCGTCCTTAATATCTCTTGAAGCTCTCTCGAGCTTCTCGAGGATTCCACACTTCATCTTGCAGATAAAGTCTTTTGCGATGGGTTCCGCAGTGATTCGCTTCTTGCCGCTCTTTGGCCTTGCTCTCCTCAAAGTCCCTACCAGCAGTGCGCTTTCGATTGATAAAGAAGTTATCACTGCGGACGTATGCATTATCGGAGGTGGATCGACCGGAACATACGCCGGTGTCAAACTCAAGGATGAAGGCAAAAAGGTAGCCATCGTCGAGCGCAACGATTATCTTGGCGGGCATATCGGAACGTTATACGTGGATGGCGAGCCCGTCGACTACGGCGTTCAGGGTTTCTTCAACACCGAAACAACGACGAAGTACCTAAATCGGCTCAATGTACAATATGAGCCCCTTTTACCCGCAACACTCGACAACAGATACGTTGACTTTCGAACGGGAAAGACAGCGCCGTATGATGGGAACGTTGTCAACATAACGGCGACTCTGCTGTTATATTCTGCGGTGGTTTCGAAATTCGAGGGGATCGCAGATGGAAGCTTCAACCTGCCCGACCAGGTTCCAGATGAACTCTTGATGCCTTTCGGTCAATTCGTCCAGAGGTACC includes:
- a CDS encoding uncharacterized protein (EggNog:ENOG410QDB6~COG:G~TransMembrane:12 (i123-144o164-186i193-210o216-240i252-270o282-301i322-342o362-381i393-412o418-441i453-477o483-504i)~BUSCO:5452at33183), whose protein sequence is MALGDPQRGCAESASEGSQHQPQDALGLQQDFPPISCSILSEKQPTETGHEVPQFVPITTTDEKNGIAEKDYQRHAENGRQSAEDACQLSFSQYTSADGGAPLSPRMSTDPQGNTYPEGGREAYVVVIGSFFALFGSLGLSNTIGTFQAWISVHQLKDYSQSSISWIFGTYTFLMFFGGLQVGPVFDAKGPKWLVLAGTILTVLSVALLGSCEQYWHFMLVYSIIGGIGITLVFTPAIASPGHFFYRLRGRATGLAATGGSIGGIVFPLMLDSLYAKVGFAWATRAVALVSLVTMSAGCLLMKSRLPKKRATKENILPDLRILMEPVFAFTTAGIFFIEWGLFIPITFMTSYALHHNMPRGLSYQLLALLNTGSFFGRWIPGFTADYMGRFNTMIATVVLCLLSTACLWLPAGDSIAMMVAYALIFGFASGSNISLTPVCVGQVCKTENYGRYYATAYTVVSFGTLTGTPIAGSILTRNGGDYWGLITFTSCCYFAGLICFIIAKVLRVGWNPLIID
- a CDS encoding uncharacterized protein (EggNog:ENOG410PIEB~COG:E~TransMembrane:8 (i55-72o92-116i137-162o182-202i214-230o250-269i290-317o329-353i)) codes for the protein MPDTLAAELKTETGASSVPVDDETQDDSIAKESGGTWQDKKDMWRAGVHQELNRNFRFFTILGFATVLMATWESVMFGSSVGLTNGGIGGMVYSYIAGIIGFTFVILSMAEMASMAPISGGQYHWISEFAPNEYQQLLSYVSGWVCVLGWHTGIAGSAYTVANMITGIIEINHPDTYMAQPWHGTLLVIAVAFIAMIFNTVLAPRLPLIEGTMLVFYVLGFFGILIPLWVKGEKNSASKVFSTIEDNGGWGSRAGACILGLVGPVYALIGPDAAVHMAEEIKDSSRTLPVAMLGTLALNGIVGFIMLITYVFCIPSAQEALKHSHGFPFIYVFLQTTGSVGGTTGMTVIIMLLQACSAVSNVASTSRQLYAFARDGGVPFPHFFSKVFPVHASPGNKSLLANRSTAALLSH